From the Nitrososphaera sp. genome, the window CCGCCGCGGCGATTCTCGAGATATTCCGGGCAAAGTCTTTTGGCATTTTCGGAGGCCAGGCGGACTCGGAGCTGACGACGCCTACCGGCGCGGCGCTTCTTGTCAACATTGCAGGCGGCGGAAGCACTAGCGCCTTCCCCGAAATGTCAATTGAAAAGATAGGCTATGGCGCGGGCACAAAAGAGTTTGAAGCGTTTCCAAACGTGCTCCGGGTCGTAATGGGCAAGGGCCCGGCCTTACAGAGCAGGGATTCCGTGACCCTCATAGAGACAAACATCGACGACGCATCGGGCGAAATTATCGGCAACCTGGTAGACAGGATATCCGGCGCAGGTGCAAAGGACATTGCAGTTCTCCAGGGAATCTCGAAAAAAAACAGGCCCACATACCTGGTTAGAATTATATCAGATCAGGCGCAGGTCTCAGACATGCTAGAGATTCTCTTCTCCGAGTCCGGCACGCTTGGCGCGAGGGTTAGCGAAGTGCAGAGGGTAATCCTCCCAAGGGCCAAGCTCGTTGTGCAGGTAAAGATAGAGGATCAGATATTTGCGGTAAACGTCAAGGTAGTCCGCGACGCGGGCGGCCTGTTCAGGTCGGCCAAGGCAGAATTTGAAGACATCAAGAGTATTGCGGCAAAACTCAGGATGCCGGCGAGGCGCGTCGCCGAACTTGTGCACATGCAGATTCTTCAAAAGACTGGCGGGGAATTTACAGGGAATTGAAGGGCATCGAGGATATTGTCGGCTGGTTTTGCAGCACCGGCTCGCAGTCGGCAGTCGTGGCCTTGTCCGGCGGCGTTGACAGCGCCCTTGTTGCGGCTGCTGCCAAGCGCGCGTTTGGAAGCCGCGCGGTAGCAATTACCGCGGACTACAAGACACTCTCAAAGGAAGAGCTGACTTCGGCAAGGCGCGTCGCCGAGGAGCTGGCCATTTCCCACAGGATAATCACTTACAGCGAGCTTGAAAATCCGGATTTCGTAAAGAATGACGAGATGAGGTGCTACCATTGCAGGACGGAGCTTGGTGATCACCTGCGGGCAGAATCAAAACGCATGTCGA encodes:
- the larC gene encoding nickel pincer cofactor biosynthesis protein LarC, translating into MTESLTCVIDPQTAGISGDMLTSALVDAGADKAKVIESIFACQNFVPKSSIKKAEFEFVNSHGFQATRLKLSCSDRVHERNAVEMYRALGRICESLPLEQRAKVFALESFKTIALAEAKIHGENFSTVHLHEASSIDTFADIIGCATALQDLGLFHAKVFSTRVAVGGGMLTFSHGTIPNPAAAILEIFRAKSFGIFGGQADSELTTPTGAALLVNIAGGGSTSAFPEMSIEKIGYGAGTKEFEAFPNVLRVVMGKGPALQSRDSVTLIETNIDDASGEIIGNLVDRISGAGAKDIAVLQGISKKNRPTYLVRIISDQAQVSDMLEILFSESGTLGARVSEVQRVILPRAKLVVQVKIEDQIFAVNVKVVRDAGGLFRSAKAEFEDIKSIAAKLRMPARRVAELVHMQILQKTGGEFTGN